The DNA region AGGCGAGAAAATTTAAAATGCGTTGTTCTGTAAAGTGTaagaatatataattaatattgaaAACCCACGACATTTTGAAAGAATAGGGAGTAATTCTCAAATCCGAGCTTAATCCCTATAATACCCCAAAAATTCCAACTACTTAAATTTTTGGCATTTACTTTATGTTTTAGTATTAATATCTCATGTCTACATTTGTGCTAATTGTTCCTTGGAATAATTTGCACACACTTAGGTAAACAAACTAAATTAAGTCGTAGCAAAATCATAttaattcatttattaaattttcaGAGAAAAATGcaattttttaatcaattttttttctccagTTTCATTTTCATTGGGCACATTAGAAATTAAAATGGGTCAAAAACAGACCGAAATCAATTAATTCCATTCGGTTCGGTCCATGACGTGTATATTGGGTTTGGTCATTGATTCGAACACTTTGAGGGCTAGGTCAGGAGAAGAGTGAAGAGATTTCTGGAATTCGCGGGAAAATAGAGCATTGGGGTTTAGCAAAGTGAAGACGATTGAAAGCCTTGAATTTCGCAGAATAGTGAACAAAGGGTCAATTTGGAGAAGAATGGATGCAGACACGGCTTTAGGATTAGTGAAAAAAGGCGCTACGCTTCTCGCGCTCGACGTCCCTCCCTACACTCTATTCGGTATTGATACCCAGGTAGCCATTCCTCACATTAtgtgatgtgtgtgtgtgtgtgtgtgagtgcgTGTTTTGCATTTCAGCTTTCTACATACTCATTTGTGTGTTTCTCTGCAGATGTTTTCGGTAGGTCCTAATTTTAAGGGTATCAAGATGATTCCTCCCGGTATTCACTATATCTACTATAGCTCTTCTAACAGGTCACTTGTTAACCCTCAAGAAATGTTCTTGAATACTTTCAATGTCATATGATTGCTGTTGAGCTCCTGTTATTTTTTACAGGGAAGGCAGTGATTTTTCTCCGATAATTGGTTTCTTCATCAATGCAAGCTCATCACAGGTGTTTAGCgtaattatgttttttatttgctGCTTATAATGTACATTTAAGAGTCTATGATTGTTGAATTTAACGAAAATATGTAGAACTATATGTTTAGTTCATCTCATTACATCTCAGCTTGTGAAGGCTACTAATAGAGAAGATGCCACTGTTGATTGGAAAATAGGTAGAGAATGCAGAAAAGAGAAAGAACATGATAATAACGATAGAGTAAAGCAGTAAACAAAAGATAAATTCTCCTGTAAAGAACCTCTAAAGAGGCGGATCCTCCGAAAAGGGCCACATCAACATGCTTCACTCAAACTGTATTCTTGTCGATTAATTCGTAGAACATAAGCTCTATATAATAAAGTACCGTCAGACTCCCAACTAAATAAAACTCTTAACTTGAGTCTAATTCTAAAAGGTAAATCTGCAGGAACATAGCCGGGAACCAGGGAACATTGTCTATAAGCTACTTTTGACTTATGATGAGGAATTTGCTGATATTCTGTTGTTAATtattggaggaataaggtgcaAAGACACCCTGAATGTTTATTAGGATTTATATATACCCTCCTAAAAAATTTGGGCTCATTGGATGGCTTGTTAACTAACTGATATTTTGCACTATCACCTTCCTAACACTATCTCATGATTGTCTCCAGTCATTTAATTAATCTCACAGCTGGATATCTTATACCCGGGGCCTTTAATGAACTCTGTTGATTGCATGTTACCATATCAAATCATTTCTAAAGTTCTAACTTCAACTCCAAAAAGTTTTTATACATCAGTTGCTAGCCAGAGTGCCACATCTTGAAATCGTAATTCTCCGATGAAATATAAGCTGCTAATACATTTGCCCCCAGAAATCTGTCCTTTGAGGCGACATTGTTCAAGATTAACATTGTGTATCCTTAACATGACTATGGAAGGTGATTGTTCGGAGATGGGATCAAAAGGAAGAGCGGCTAGTCAAAGTTTTAGAGGAAGAGGTGAGTGTTTATGTAACCATATGTTTACATTTTTTCTGATGACTTATACTATGCACATAAAGCTGCACACTGGCATCAAATTCTTACCTAGCTTTCCTTGGATGGCTGGGCTAATTTGCGTGTGTTAATACCCAGCTGTCTCTTATGATAAATAAATGACCAACACATTTTTGGCAAGTGATATCTTTAACTTGCCATGATGGGTACCTTATGTTAATGCATAATGTTTCTTCTGCATGAAAAATGATATTGGAAGCTGAATTGGCTTAGAGATCTATTAAACTCTTGACTCCTAATATCTCATGGGCTTCATGGAATTATATTATGTTGGAAAAAGTCATGCTATCGTTCAGCGATGCTTGCTTATGTCATGATTATGAAGCTTTTCCTAAAATTCTATTTTATACAGGAAGACAGATATTCTGATGCTGTTAAAAGACTGGAATTTGATATGCAGCTCGGACCATATGCATTAAACCAATACGGGGATTGGATACATTTGTCCAACTTCATTACCAAGGATACTGTTGACCGTCTTGGTAGGTATTATAACGTTTTGACGGTGTATCTGCTATGTGTTCTTGCATCTCATGTAGATCCATTTTGCCCTTCTATTGATCTATTCTATAGTGTATATGGCTTGTAATTACTGGAACTAAATAACAATAGGAATTGACCTCATTACATGATAAAATAATTGTTATTGGCATTCACCTTAGTCAAATATACCCATACTAGGAAAAATATCTGCCAGTTTATTGTACTTAAGGTGGGTTCATGACGTGGATAGAGTCCCTCATTAAGTCACGACTTTTGCTGTAGTTAGCTTCTACTATATGATAACTTGGTTAAGACATGATTAGACAAACAAAAGATAAAATCATTGGTCACATTAGCACTGTTAAGATTTGTATACCAAATATCAGATTTCTAATATCAAATGCAGTCATTGGAATTTGTATATATCCCTTCATGCTGATGCATTTGTCTTTTTTCACTCGTTGACTGGGATATACTCTTTTTTAGAACCTATTGGAGGGGATATCACAATTGCGTGTGAATCGGAAATGTTTTCTGGAACATCCATGGAGAAATCTTTGGCTGAGCAGTTAAAGAACAGCAAGTTTTCAGGTCATGAAAAGAAGTCCCCAAAGCAAGGTTGCTACTACACTACTATTCCCCGAGTTGTCAAACAAAAGGGAATCTATGGGGAAGATATCACCAGTTTGAATCTCGACAAGGTATTCAAATTATTACTTTCTGAATTGGTATTTTATGCTATTGCTGACTGTGGGAATTATTCTACTAATTTCAGACGCATCTCCTGGAAACCATATTGATCAAAGAATATGGGGGTGATGAAAATGCACTTCTAGCAGAATTGCAGTTTGCATTCATTGCATTTCTGGTAATAAAAATGTCTTATATCTGAGATTTATTATATGATGTGAAAAATATGTGCTGGCCTGTGCTCATGTGTCATATATTATGCAGATGGGTCAATCTCTTCAAGCATTTGTGCAATGGAAGCTCTTAGTGAGTCTCTTACTTGGCTGTACAGAATCTGTAAGTGCTCATAGATCATCGGATTCCTCGAATGTTTTAATATTTGATTGAGATGCAAATTGTGATCGACAGTATCTGTTAATTATTTCCCCTGTCAAAGTCTTTTGTGATGTGAGTATTGGTTAAATATGAAACTTCACATGCGAACATGCTGTAGTCAGTGGAAATCTAACTAGTTAGACTTGTTTTATGGAAACTGTGATCCTTGAATTTCGTATATCATGCATAAATGTGGAGGTGAGTCTGCAGCCTTCTTATGCCTGTCATTTGTTGCATTAGAATTCATTTTTCGTTTGCCTCCCACATTAGCCAATTAGGAGCTTTATCTATGTCAAATAAGCATAGGTGGAAGGTATGAAATTTCAATCTGGAGTTGGATAATTCTTATGAAACGTGGATTTCATTCACTAAAGGTTGTTTCTCTTGTCTTGTAAATGAATAGAATATGGATATTGTCATACATGTGTAATAATGACCCCTTTGCAATTCATCTTTGCATTTAGTTACAAaagtttattatttaaaaaggcATATCACAATGATGTTTATCTTAATGCATATCTGAATGATATTTATCTCAATGCACATGTAATATCTTACATATTCATGCAAACTCTTATCTCTAATTTGTTACCTCTAATCTTTCCATATTTTCTTCTTCCATGTAGCCTCTTCGTTCCAGGAGTTCTCTATTTGCCAAGGTATATTATTCATCCTCTGCGCTCTATTTTATATCCAAGGTGGCAATGTGGTTACTTATTTGCATATCTCATAGGAAGATCCACTGAGAAGTGAGAAGTGAGAACTCTCCTCTCCGTTTTCCTTgtaatattttccctaaaaGTGATTTTCTTTATTGTCACATCTGCAATCATGTGCATACTGTTCATGCTCTTCTCTATATGATCAAGGAGGGAATGCAGTTGCCTGATATGTGCATCTCAGAGAAAGGTCTACTGAGAACTCTCCTCTTCCTCTGAGTTCTCTTTATACTCTTTTGATGGTGATCTCTTAGTCTCAGTAGACCGTTCTCTCAAGAAAGTAATTGAAAGTAATTTCCTTCTTTGTCACATCTGCAATTATGTATAGATGATTGATAAAAGTTTATCACCTTTAGAGTTGAGTTGCCATATATTTTTCTTCATCACATGACAAAATATAATGCACTTCTTAACCAAGAGGACTTGCAATCCTATGATTTTCAGCTTTATGAGTCAGGCTGTATGTGTTAAGTGGATACAGCATCTACTTGGCATTTGTCTACTTTATGCAATTATCTCCCAAAAAACTACCGACTCCCACACATGGTGCTTGTTGATCAAAGGTCAACTGGATTCTATGGCTGCACTACACTTTTATGATTTTGTTAGtaattttggttttggaaaATAACCAAAAAAGAAAGCCTAAAGAATCGGAGCATTTGATCATGAGTAATAGGTTTAGGAAATGTGATTTTCTACTCTTTGGTGACAGATTCCTTTCCCTCTTTAATTCAGTCTTAAATCTTAATAGAGCATAATTACTTTTGCAACATTAGCATATTTCTCATTTTCTCTTTGTCATTGTCTTTCTGCTGGTTTCTAAGACAACTTCATTCACAGTTTATCAAGGTCATATATTATCAGTTAAAATTTGGGTTTCAAAAGGAACAAAAAGGTACTGGTGATGTGCCACAAGGAGTGTCAGCATTATTGGAAGAGTCTTGGTTATCTTCTGATAGCTTTTTGCACCGGTTATGCAAGGTAATGCTATCAATACAGTCTATTAGAAAAAAATATGTATCCAGATATGATTTTCACCATTTGTGCTTTTTTACTTATAACATGATTTTTTCCCTAGGTTCACTCTTGACATTTTTCTTAACTTTTAGTACCAAACACCAACTTATCCATCCAATTAACTAGAGTTATGCCATCCTTTAAATTATCATGTACCTGAATAGTTTGGAAATTTCTGGTATTCTATTATGAGCACTAGGTCATCAGATGTGCATAAGATCCATTTTTGTATTGCAGGATTTCTTTTCGGTGGTGTTCGAAGCTCCAGTGGTGGATGGGGATCTTCTTACTTGGGTGAGTTATCCTAATACTATTTCTTTTAGTGTCCTGTTTAACAAGATTGTCATTCAGTCTTTTTCTACAATTTGACAGTGAatttgatttgtaattgttggcaATTGGTATTATTCATATCCAATAACTAATTTTGTATCAGTATAGAACCTTAGAGATGATAAATGTTTGTATGCTAGGGCACTTCTAGCTCCATTGTCATTTCCTGTTTCGGTTTCATGATCTCAAGTGTTCAAAATTTTAGTCATTCTTTGAAAATTCCCATCTTGGTTCTTATGCGGGAACAGGGATCTGTTAGAATCATCAAGGTTCATTGTAAACTGATACTGTAAAATACAACATGAAGTTTGAGGTATTCTCAGCTCAAAAAATTTAACTGAGCTTAGTTTTGTGTTTCCAAAAGATTAGAGCAGATTAGGTCAGTTATTATCTTAACGTAATTGCCAGCTTAGGCATTTAGCCATCGTCGATTTCTAACTTTGccattaaaaaattcaaataaacacAAGTGTGGCACTATAGGAGAGTTAGACGGAGCTGTGTTGGTAGAGAGGTTCGACATGCTGCCCTTTTAAGATGGTATTGCTGAATATGTGCTTTTGATTTTGTAAGACGAGAAGGCTGAGGTCACTGCTCGAAGAGACTATAGGATGGAATTTCAAGGAGAATGGTGCAGCTGATGGAATCGACTTTGACGAAGAAGATGAGGTACATGAGCCACTTTTAATCTAATCTCATTACATTATATTTATGCTAATCATTCTTCAAATCTTGCAGTATGCTCCAGTGGTAGTGAATTTGGATGGAGGAGTATTTTAATCTTACTTTTGAGAATGTAGTTGTCTATGAATATACAATAGGCATAGATTGTTGTGTTGTATGTAGTTTCAATCAACCACCAGCCTTACTCTtcaaattaaacacaaaaagCTCGTGCATGTTGAGGTTGTGATTTCTTCGTCATGAACTTATTTTCTAATTGAAAATAAGAAATGTATACTGTAATAACAAATTAAATGTACCAAAAGTTGTTATTTTTAGGCAATTAATATTTTCGAAGTATATACGCACTTGAAACTGTTAAAGTGTCTTGAGAAAAATTATGGCCTAATAATATACCgtctataataataataataattattattattattaacaataataataataataatatcatgtATAGATGTTTTTAATCCCTTTACCAAATCTGTCATATTTAAACACTTGGTGATTGGTATTTGTGTTTCCTAAACCAGATCAATAGTTTCACCATAAGTTATCTTGAAATTTGTTCAAAACAATTTTGTGTACCTTCTCAACTCTTAATTGTTAACTTTTGTGCCCATTGAAAAAGGTTGCCTTTCAATGAAAGCGAATTTAAGCAAACTTTATTCTGTCAAAATTTGATGTTTTCAAACTTTATTTTGTGCTAAAAGGCTTTTGTGGTGCACTAAAGCACGTCGTGTCTATCTTGTAGTTTATGCCAAAGCTATGTCCCGGTAACGCTTGAGGCAAAAGTATGGAGTGATCGCCGGTGTATAGACACGAATAAGGAGCGGCTCCTATTTTTAAAATGGAGGATTTTAATAAACAAAATCACACTAAAAAGGGAGATGAACTTAGCAGATTTGAGATAGGTGAACAAGCATCTTCTTTTCCCGATGTTCGTAACATAAAAATTTTAGGATTAAGTTTGCCTAGTCTAAGATAATTCTAAAATTGGTAATCCCTCAAAAGTTTCTCACCGAGCTGGATCGTAACATTCCCAATCTCTCTTATTATATGTAACCATTTCATAATATGTCATAATGAAtcaaaatttgattaattatacTTTATGACGTAATGATGCATTGACTGAAATGTAATTATGGCATAATtttgaaaatacataaaatggAATCCTTTGCCTTTAAAAAATGTTGCAAATATTGAACGAGGCAATATTTTCCACCTTCTAAAGATGGAATTGGATCTTCGAAAAGACTATGCAATATGCCATGTTTGTAGTTTTTTTGACAAAATGAGGGCCACGTAATTTTTAAAAGCTAATTTCTTGTCAAGTACTCCCTTGGTCCTCAATAATTAGTAACTATCTCATGATTAGATTGTGCATACTGCATAGTAAATAAAATGTATTTagaagtgtgtgtattttgacaTAGTGGCAGAGTATTAATGTATAAGACGAAAAATCTTGGATTTGCGTCTACCATATCAATCCAAAAATAGTACTGTACTTATAAGATTGAAATACAATATAGAATATGTGTTGTACTTTTGGGGAGACCTTAAAATAGTAACAATGCTATAATTTATGGGACAATGGAAGTACCATAGTCGTAGCTTTATTGAAATACTACCCCCGTCTAAAAAAATTGACAAACTTATAAACGATACCCGTTTTAATgcgcaattggtaaagtaaaagagaagggaaaaaaatggtagaagtagtgttagtggattgtggggtccacattTAGAATTATGTGTAGAGTTAgtatttgtttaaaatttttcatatttagaattggtctaattttgatggacactccaaaatagtaaaattagtctattttttgtggacgggtGTAGTAGCATGTATATATATTCATCTGACCCTACCGTCAGGGTATATGATAAGACCATTGTTGTAATTGGCCAAATCGTCGTACGGGTGTAAGATCTAATCAACCCTAAACCATATATACTCGATTTATTTTGGATTCATCTTCTCGAGAAATCTACTCAAGTTAGATTAACTGATCAAAAGACTCTTATACTGTTCAAAAAATTGGAATTATTAGCAAAAAATACTAATTAATGTGAAGTGAAATACAAAAttctttttacttatttttatttaaattttcaatgcTTCGAGTAGACAAAAATGAAATCGAAGTGGGTTAAAATGTAATGTACAGAAGAGTTTTTACTATATTAttgtctctcttattttataatttttccactttaactatttatcatcatttttataaaatgagggTAGAAAAGTCAACGAGACtgctaatggcggacggaggcagtaatcaaatatttatttatctatatgtTTATAGACTTATAGTTGTATTTAGTTCGTGCAACTTTGGCCCTCTAGAATCAATTGCGCGGACTTGTAGTTGTATTTAGTTGATTGTTACTTTAGTTCCCATCGGTTTAGGGTGGGCTCAAAGCACAGAATCTAATTCCATAATCACAAATTTAAAGCTACGTATGTGTCTAAATTTTTGAATCTCCATTTCACCAATTTTTGTCTTGATTTGACTATTCCACTCTCTTTCACCTAAGCTTTTAAGATTGATTAGCACTTTTCTCAATATAATCTAGATCTGCGTACATATAATATATACGTAATTCAAGTACTAATGTATTGTTTCCGATTATAATTGCATCCTCGTCCATGCTCTTACCAAAGAACATGAATGTGGGTctggacccacttttattcattttttactccttGCTATttagcaagagcacaacacctacaTTCATACTAAAGTACTAATGTATTGTTTCCGATTATAATAGCATCCTTATCCATGCTCTTACCAAAGAATATGGAtgtcttttattcattttttacttcttgctctttggcaagagcacaacacccacatccatactCTTCTGCAAGAACATGCTCAGGGtcccatcattctattattcaatttaaataaaaacatttccacaatattaaaatgcattaaaaatacccaaaatactattactaattactaaaaaattaaaattttcataatgaaagtcctaaaaattaaaaatttcataattaaagtcctaaaaattaaaaattacataatttaaatcctaaaaattaaaaattacagaattaaattcataaaattaaaaaaatccactactcgtggccgaatttcgcccaaatggatgatgaatgtgtttatttatagatgatttagagaaaaaaaattaaaaattttcaaaaaaaattcaaaaaaaa from Salvia splendens isolate huo1 chromosome 9, SspV2, whole genome shotgun sequence includes:
- the LOC121747665 gene encoding protein AAR2 homolog isoform X2 — its product is MDADTALGLVKKGATLLALDVPPYTLFGIDTQMFSVGPNFKGIKMIPPGIHYIYYSSSNREGSDFSPIIGFFINASSSQVIVRRWDQKEERLVKVLEEEEDRYSDAVKRLEFDMQLGPYALNQYGDWIHLSNFITKDTVDRLEPIGGDITIACESEMFSGTSMEKSLAEQLKNSKFSGHEKKSPKQGCYYTTIPRVVKQKGIYGEDITSLNLDKTHLLETILIKEYGGDENALLAELQFAFIAFLMGQSLQAFVQWKLLVSLLLGCTESPLRSRSSLFAKFIKVIYYQLKFGFQKEQKGTGDVPQGVSALLEESWLSSDSFLHRLCKDFFSVVFEAPVVDGDLLTWAEVTARRDYRMEFQGEWCS
- the LOC121747665 gene encoding protein AAR2 homolog isoform X1, with the translated sequence MDADTALGLVKKGATLLALDVPPYTLFGIDTQMFSVGPNFKGIKMIPPGIHYIYYSSSNREGSDFSPIIGFFINASSSQVIVRRWDQKEERLVKVLEEEEDRYSDAVKRLEFDMQLGPYALNQYGDWIHLSNFITKDTVDRLEPIGGDITIACESEMFSGTSMEKSLAEQLKNSKFSGHEKKSPKQGCYYTTIPRVVKQKGIYGEDITSLNLDKTHLLETILIKEYGGDENALLAELQFAFIAFLMGQSLQAFVQWKLLVSLLLGCTESPLRSRSSLFAKFIKVIYYQLKFGFQKEQKGTGDVPQGVSALLEESWLSSDSFLHRLCKDFFSVVFEAPVVDGDLLTWTRRLRSLLEETIGWNFKENGAADGIDFDEEDEYAPVVVNLDGGVF